The Clostridia bacterium DNA window TCCGCATCACATGCCGGATATTATCCGGGGGCTATCCCAATGTCAATAAAACTGCTGTTTGCAAAGAAGGATGGGAAAATACTCGGCGCACAAATAGTGGGTTATGAAGGTGTTGATAAAAGGATAGATATTATTGCTACTGCAATACGTGCCGGAATGACAGTATATGATCTGGAACAATTGGAACTCGCTTACGCTCCTCCATACTCATCGGCAAAAGATCCTGTAAACATTGCGGGTTTTACCGCTTCAAACATATTGAAACACGATTGCAGAGTTTTCCATTGGAACCAGGTTGACAGTATAGATAGAAACAATGCTGTATTACTTGATGTAAGAACTCCGATGGAGTATAATCTCGGGACAATCGAAGGCTCCGTAAACGTGCCTCTCGATGAGTTGAGGCAAAGAATGGATGAGATTCCCCGCGACAAGGACATTTATATTTTCTGTCAGGTAGGATTAAGAGGGTATTTGGCGTATAGAGTGCTTGCACAGAAAGGTTATGACAGAATAAACAATTTAAGCGGCGGGTACAAGACATACCATTTGGCAGTACAGAAGCAGTCAAATGAGGACATATACAAGTATGATAAAATTACAAAGGACGATGAAATAAGACCTGTAGATTGTACCGGGGGGGATTGCAGGGCGGATGCCGACATAAAGGTCGACGCATGCGGATTGCAATGTCCTGGGCCTATAATGCAGGTGTTCAGCACTATAAAATCCATGAATTGTGGAGAAATTCTGCAAGTAAGGGCTACAGACCCTGCTTTTCAGGAAGATATAAAAACATGGTGTGACAGGACGGGCAACAAGCTCCTGGGTGTTAAATATGAGAATAATGCTTTCTGTGCAATGATAAAGAAGGAGAAACAAGAGACGGTGGCAGCGGCTGGAGTTAAAAAACATGATAAAACCATACTAGTGTTCAGCAATGACCTGGATAAGGCTATAGCCTCATTTATTATAGCTAATGGTGCAGCAGCGATGGGAAGAGATGTAACCATGTTTTTTACATTCTGGGGCTTGAACATTTTGCGTAAATCTGATAATGTTAGGGTGAAAAAGGATTTGTTTGGCAAGATGTTCGGATTTATGATGCCCAGGGGGTCAAGGAAACTTTCACTTTCCAAAATGAATATGGGTGGAATCGGTGCCGGAATGATCAGGTTTCTTATGAGAAGAAAGAATGTTTCTTCGCTTGAGGAGTTGATATACCAGGCTAAAGCTAATGGTGTAAGGTTTATGGCATGTAATATGTCTATGGATATAATGGGTATAAAAAAAGAAGAATTAATGGATGAAGTGGAAATCGGTGGTGTGGCATCATTCCTTGGAGCTATGGAGGACTCGGATATGGGTTTGTTCATATAGGGGCAAAACCGGCAGCTCTGAGGATTACTCATTTATTTGGAGGTTGCATTCAGTGGAGAACATTAAAAAATATGAAGAAAAAGCAGAATTACTAAAAGCACTGTCTCATCCTCACAGGCTTTGTATTATAAAAGGACTTTTGGAAAGCAAATGTAATGTTACCAAGATACAGGAGTGTTTGGGATTGCCTCAGTCTACCGTATCCCAACACCTGTCCAAGTTGAAAGCAGCCGGCATAATAGATGGAGAAAGAAACGGCCTCGAGGTATGCTATAGCGTAGTGAGTGATGATGCGGTGAATTTGATCAGAATACTTTTTAATGAATAAAGAGCAAGAAACAGAAGAAGGCATGTACTAAACCAAGTACATGCCTTCTTCTGTTTCTTGCTTATGTTCCAGTACAGCTTAAGGCCTGTTTATACAAAACTTGAGCTGTATCATTGCCAGAGAAAAATCGGTATTTCAATAAAATTTCATGAAATGGCTGATATCTATATTTCTATATATTCTTCATAGTTAAGGCCGTTTGATTTACAAAAGCGAATTGTTGCGCCTACTATTTTCTTTCCGCCTCCTATACCACTGTTGATGAAACGATGTAAGTGAGAAGGGTCAACGTCCAGTTCACGAGCAAATCTATTATAGTTTCCTGAGAAATATGTTTCCATCAATTCTGCAAGCTTTTGTCTTTTAACTACCACTTTCATCCCGCCTCTCTAAAGATCTGATTATGTATTTTGAATAAACGTATTGGTATCGGATTTTATTGAATTAAGCTGTTTTCATCTTGAGGGCTATGCTCTTACCGGGTCTGAACTCTTCGCAGCATTTGCATTTTATCTTATAATTAGTACCGAAAGTTGACGGTTCCAATATAAGAGATATGTTGCTTTCGAATTTGTGTCCATCATTGCCGTATTGTTCGAAAACCATGCTTACAAGCCCGTTTTCGATTATTTCATCATTGGTATAACTATTAAGGATTATTCGTGTCTGATTGTTTTCAGAATACTCGCATTCATGATTTCTCATCCAGTCAAGAAATGAACGAATCTCATACTCATGGATGGAAAAAACCATAGGATATGCCTTGAGCATGTCCACGTTATTACTTTTGCCTAAAGCGCCTATTAACCATCTTATAAACATTTCTATCCAACCTTCCTTATAACCGGATTAGCTTTATTATGAACACTTGAGCGACACTTGATTACGCTGCGTAAACCATGATATACACCAAAATAAAATACTATCAAAGTTCGTATATGGTACAATAAAAATCAAGATATGTGGTATATCAAAGAGAATTTTCTACATAACTAAATGTCTTTGAAAATTTATAGTATAATGATAACGTACATGTTAATATTACCATTTTGTAACAATAGTGTCAATCATAAATTACAAATTAATTAATTTTGTTCTACAAAATATACAAATTTATCAAAAACTACTATGAAATATTTTCTAAACTTGATATAATATGACGGGGGGGATGAAATGACTAGGTTGGGTGAGTTAATAAAAAGCAAAAGGGAAAGTAGTGGTCTCTCACTTAGGGACTTTTCCGAGAGATGTACATTAAGCCATTCATATATTAAGAACCTCGAGGATGGAGACCCTAGGACGGGTAAAAACATAATACCTACCATTGATTCCCTTGAAAAGATTGCTCCTGCTTTGGAAATGTCCTTGGAGGAACTGCTAAAAAGAATAGGATATATCAGTGACAGTCCGGGTAAGTTTGAACGATCAAACCTTAAGCTCATTAGAGGAAGCAAATCCTTTGAAGAAATATGCAAGGAGATAGCTTCAAAAACTGGAAGCAAGATAAACTCTTCCATATATGAGGCAATAGAAGGAGGAAAGGATAAAAATCCCTCACTTCTTTTCATAGATACTCTTGCAAAGTATGCAGGGGTTGACCGTTCATTCTTCTATAGGGAAAATACTGAAAAAGCATACGAGGAAGCCAAAGAACGCAGCCCATACTATTCCCAAAACGAGAAAAGCTCGTTATCCCATATCAAGGATAAGGATCTTCTGAACTTTATTAACAGCCCCGAGAGTGCAGAATACTTGCAGTTGGCTAAAGACCTGTATGAAAGAAAGATAAAAGTCAAGTTTATAAGAAGTACATTCTTTCAAGAATAAAAAGATAGTAAAGTTATGAACAAGCTGGTGTCATCATATGACAGCAGCTTGTTTTGTGCCTTGACATAATTGAAATAATAAAAATAATTCTTTAATTGTAAGTGAGCCGGGCAGTGTACCGGAGTTGCAGCAACGATGGCTTTTTACCTGTGAATACCTGCTGAACAGGCAGTCAACAGACAAAATAGCAGTCATAGTTAATAGCGGCCAGCAGGTTTGCGTCTCCATGCAAGCATAAGATCCGCATTAACAATGCCGCCGGTATTTGGACACTGGCAACTATTAACTACGATGAACATCCCGTAAAAAAGTTGTAATAAGAGAAATCATAGGGATGATTAATGTTATAAATTTTGAATCCCGTATTGTTATAATACTTAATATTACATTAGGGAGGTCTGAACGTTTTTGCGAATGGTTCGACAGAAAAGAAAGATGGCTTTCCTGCTATGTATGGCCGTTCTTAACTGCTTCTAAACGCTATTTTGCATCTCCATCTATGAATTCCATTACTAGGTAAATTTAGCTTTGTTCATCTAAAAAACTCTTGAAAATTCAACATAAATAATTCCTCTTTAAAATATAATCTACTCTTATGCTGTGCCATTTATATAGTGGTACAGCAAGGGATATATAAATTTTAAAATCTTTTCCAGTTACGCAGATTTGCTTCTTTATGGTACTGTCGGGACTGACGGGGCTACCGTTTGTTTATTGACAAGCTATCTTATCGGATGTAAAATAAAAGGAGAACATGTAAAATTATCCAATATTGGCTATGAATTTACTATAATGTAGTTGCGACACAGTAGTTCAAATAACGGCATTAAAATTATAACTGAGCACGCGAGCTTTGCGAAAGAATTCAATTGGATTCACAAAGAAATATGAAAAATTGTTTTTTATGATTATGTAAAGGGAGGAATTATACTTGAACAAGCATGCA harbors:
- a CDS encoding FAD-dependent oxidoreductase, producing MALKVLIVGGVAGGASAAARLRRINEDAEIIMFEKGEYISFANCGLPYYIGEVISEKDKLVVQTPEKMRERFSIDVRVNSEVTKIDAEKKLVEVFDSVEKRTYTENYDKLILSPGAEPVRPNLPGVDCPRVFTLRNIPDTYRIKDFVDMAKPKHAVVVGAGFIGLEVAENLHMRGVQVTVVELADHVIGPLDYEMAAIVHQHMKSKNVELYLKDAVKAFRHANSYTEVDLASGKTIKTDMVVLGIGVKPETRLASDAGLTVGKTGGILVDEYMKTSDPDIYAVGDAVEVKDFVSGGAALIPLAGPANKQGRIAANNICGFEERFNGTQGTSIVKVFDITVAISGNNERILAKNGIDYEKSFTHSASHAGYYPGAIPMSIKLLFAKKDGKILGAQIVGYEGVDKRIDIIATAIRAGMTVYDLEQLELAYAPPYSSAKDPVNIAGFTASNILKHDCRVFHWNQVDSIDRNNAVLLDVRTPMEYNLGTIEGSVNVPLDELRQRMDEIPRDKDIYIFCQVGLRGYLAYRVLAQKGYDRINNLSGGYKTYHLAVQKQSNEDIYKYDKITKDDEIRPVDCTGGDCRADADIKVDACGLQCPGPIMQVFSTIKSMNCGEILQVRATDPAFQEDIKTWCDRTGNKLLGVKYENNAFCAMIKKEKQETVAAAGVKKHDKTILVFSNDLDKAIASFIIANGAAAMGRDVTMFFTFWGLNILRKSDNVRVKKDLFGKMFGFMMPRGSRKLSLSKMNMGGIGAGMIRFLMRRKNVSSLEELIYQAKANGVRFMACNMSMDIMGIKKEELMDEVEIGGVASFLGAMEDSDMGLFI
- a CDS encoding metalloregulator ArsR/SmtB family transcription factor; its protein translation is MENIKKYEEKAELLKALSHPHRLCIIKGLLESKCNVTKIQECLGLPQSTVSQHLSKLKAAGIIDGERNGLEVCYSVVSDDAVNLIRILFNE
- a CDS encoding helix-turn-helix domain-containing protein, whose product is MTRLGELIKSKRESSGLSLRDFSERCTLSHSYIKNLEDGDPRTGKNIIPTIDSLEKIAPALEMSLEELLKRIGYISDSPGKFERSNLKLIRGSKSFEEICKEIASKTGSKINSSIYEAIEGGKDKNPSLLFIDTLAKYAGVDRSFFYRENTEKAYEEAKERSPYYSQNEKSSLSHIKDKDLLNFINSPESAEYLQLAKDLYERKIKVKFIRSTFFQE